GCTCGGCAATCTCGCGGCCGGCGCGAGCAACACCGCCGTCGGGATAATTGCGACCGGACGGAACAATGTCATAGTTCGCAACTGTGGTATCCGCGGCTGGCGCACCGGCGTTCAGCTCTCGGACGGCGCCTACCGGGTCGAAAGCAACGTGCTGGACTTCAACAGACAGACCGGTATCTTCGTCAGTGGCGACGGCTCGTCCGTCCGCAACAATGAAGTCATCGCGACAGGCGGCAGCACGATTCCGGCCCTGACGGATTTCCACGGCATCAATGTCAGCGGCGACGTCGACATCAACGGCAATCTGGTCGACGGCGTCACCGCTACCGCGACCACCAACGGCAACGCTTATGGCATTCGCACCGAGAATTCGAGCGCGAGCACGATCGGCAGCAACATCGTGCGCAACCTCGCAAAGGCCGGAAGCGGCGCCCGGCGCGGCATCTGGAACCAGAACGGCGCCCACAATACCCTCTTTGGAAACACCATCGTGATGGACGGCAACCTGATCGTAGGTGAGGCGGCGCTGCGCTGCGGCGACGGTCTCATCCTCAACGGCGCGTCGCGCGACAACACCATCCTGGGGACCGGCCTGCTGGGCACGGCGCTCGGCCTGTTGAATTGCACATCCGTCGCGGGCGACTACGTGAACCCGCTGTAAGCGGATAGCGCAAGCACTCTGCTTGCCTGAGCGACAGGCGTCGTCCTCCTTGCGATGTAGCGACGCCTGAAACCTTGCGATTAGGAGCGTACCGGCGAGCTCTGCGACGCCAGGATTGCATCGACCAAGCTTCGACAGCCCGCGTCTTCATCCCGAATGATCAACTTCCACCAGCACCGCGATCCCCTGCCCGCCGCCGATGCAGGCGGATGCGATGCCGTAGCGCAGGCCTGAACGCTTCAGCTCGCGCGCCACGGTCGTCGTGATGCGCACGCCGGTCGCGCCGAGCGGATGGCCGATGGCGATCGCGCCGCCGTTGACGTTCGTCTTGTCCTCGTCGAGCCCCAGTTCGCGGATGCAGGCGAGGATCTGCGCGCCGAA
The Mesorhizobium australicum genome window above contains:
- a CDS encoding right-handed parallel beta-helix repeat-containing protein, producing the protein MNLFAYIRNAVGLGLFAGTISAFVGVIYASPAAAEITECTNITSVPATISTQGVYCMKQHLPTNLASGAGITVTVNNVTIDCNNFKLGNLAAGASNTAVGIIATGRNNVIVRNCGIRGWRTGVQLSDGAYRVESNVLDFNRQTGIFVSGDGSSVRNNEVIATGGSTIPALTDFHGINVSGDVDINGNLVDGVTATATTNGNAYGIRTENSSASTIGSNIVRNLAKAGSGARRGIWNQNGAHNTLFGNTIVMDGNLIVGEAALRCGDGLILNGASRDNTILGTGLLGTALGLLNCTSVAGDYVNPL